Sequence from the Paraburkholderia acidiphila genome:
GCGCTTTATACGCCTCAACAACATATGTTGTCAAATAAATCGACGAATGCAACAAATGCGATAACCAAAGGCAGCGCAATGCCGGATGCCGTTTCGCAACGGCATATTCCAGCGGGAAACAGGCTTGAAATGACGCGGTGGTGCCTATGCGCCGCACTCAGGGCACGTAAACGCCGCGGGCGTTCAACGTTCGTTCGGCTTGTTCGAGCTGTGCGATCGCGCCCGAGCCTTCGAGCGCCAGCAGATGGGCAACAAGCGATTCTGCCAGCGCCGTCGCCGCCACGAGCGAAGGGAAAAACGACGGGCTTTCGTGCGTGAAGATCAGCGCCTTGTCGGCGTTCAGTGCGATGGGCGAGACCGCGCTGTCGGTAATCGCGATCAGGCGGCTGCCTTTGGCGAGCGCGGCCTCGGCCACGCGCACGGCCTCAACCGAGTACGGTGCGAAGCTGACAACAATCGTTGCGCTGTCGCGCTCGATGCCGAGCAACTGCATCTCCAGCGTGCCCGCCTCGCCGCCCAGCAAGGAAACGGCAGGCCGGAACAGGCGGTAACCATAGACGAGCCCGAACGCCACCGCATAGCACGAGCGAAAGCCCGCCACGTGCACGTGTTTCGCGCGGCGCAATACGCGCGCCGCCTCGACCATCGAGCGTGTGTTGTGCGCGGCGCTGGTTTCCAGATTGTGCTGTTGCGCCACGAGCAGGTCGCGCGCAAGACCGTCCTTCGCGCTGCCCGCCACGAGCGAGCGCGCCCGCGAGGATAGCGGCTCCGGCCGCGTGCGCACCCGTGCGACGAACAGGTCCCGCAGTTCGTTCCAGCCCGGAAAGCCCAGTTGCTGGGAAAGCCGCACGAGCGAAGCGGGCTGCACGTTGGCACGCTCGGCTACCTTGCGCATGGACGAGACGGCCACTTCGTCGGGATGGTCGAGCAGAAAGGCAGCGCCGGTCTGGAACTGCGGGCTCAAGTCGGAGAAACGCGCGCGGATCAGCGCGGCGAGCTGGTCGAAACTGTCTGGCATGCGGCGCTCGGGCAGTGGGTGACAACAAATGTTACCACTCGGGTTGCCGGATGTTGCAAGTCGGGACAGATTGTGGCGGATGCAAACGATGGCTTCGCGCGTGCATCCAGGCCGCGATTCCGTCGCAAGTAGTCTGCCGATTTGAGATTAGAGATTTCAGGTTCGAGATGCTTCGCACGAAACCTCGCCTTTTCCGAGTGACGAGTGACCTTTCGCTTTTACAACGGAAGTGGCCGGTCCTGAAAAATGCTCTTCATGACGAGCGTCGAGGTCAGCTTCAAAACGGAAGGCAGCGCCGTCAACCGACGGTCGTAGAGTGCCTGGAACGC
This genomic interval carries:
- a CDS encoding MurR/RpiR family transcriptional regulator translates to MPDSFDQLAALIRARFSDLSPQFQTGAAFLLDHPDEVAVSSMRKVAERANVQPASLVRLSQQLGFPGWNELRDLFVARVRTRPEPLSSRARSLVAGSAKDGLARDLLVAQQHNLETSAAHNTRSMVEAARVLRRAKHVHVAGFRSCYAVAFGLVYGYRLFRPAVSLLGGEAGTLEMQLLGIERDSATIVVSFAPYSVEAVRVAEAALAKGSRLIAITDSAVSPIALNADKALIFTHESPSFFPSLVAATALAESLVAHLLALEGSGAIAQLEQAERTLNARGVYVP